A genome region from Gigantopelta aegis isolate Gae_Host chromosome 3, Gae_host_genome, whole genome shotgun sequence includes the following:
- the LOC121368694 gene encoding ninjurin-2-like — translation NVFEYLQALPAGYAHRGYATRKTIAQGLLDLALLLANGSQLKALIQTPEDKRDFLFVPVLVLIGLSVGIQVCVGILIIILGNMEAKTEREQRRANIMNNATVALILFITVVNVFISAFGIKFSGQDVTIAEPVTQTLEQVSKTVLEQVSWASNTDMAETTPQA, via the coding sequence aatgtctttGAATACTTGCAGGCGCTTCCTGCCGGCTATGCTCACCGCGGATACGCCACGAGAAAAACGATTGCTCAAGGCCTGCTGGACTTGGCCCTGCTATTGGCCAACGGATCCCAGCTGAAGGCCTTGATCCAGACACCCGAGGACAAGCGGGACTTCCTGTTCGTCCCCGTCCTCGTGCTCATTGGGCTCTCCGTGGGGATCCAGGTCTGTGTGGGCATCCTCATCATCATCCTGGGAAACATGGAGGCGAAGACTGAACGCGAGCAGCGGCGCGCCAACATCATGAACAATGCCACGGTTGCCCTCATTCTGTTTATCACGGTGGTCAACGTCTTTATCTCTGCTTTCGGGATCAAGTTCTCTGGGCAGGACGTCACTATTGCGGAGCCAGTCACCCAGACGCTTGAACAGGTTTCAAAGACTGTGCTGGAACAGGTGAGCTGGGCGTCCAATACCGACATGGCCGAGACAACACCACAGGCTTGA